The Mercurialis annua linkage group LG8, ddMerAnnu1.2, whole genome shotgun sequence genome window below encodes:
- the LOC126660902 gene encoding protein WHAT'S THIS FACTOR 9, mitochondrial: protein MPHLHRTKPPYHHHCRHLRTFIAARVKWVPDPYLDNAVSKEKNLKQVISLKNQIISSPSKSLPLSSLSLLKSNLNLPNTAQKFLQKYPSFFTQFQPYPSLPFHVKLSHHALSVNKEEQTVYSSVSYKADVAQRLAKLLMLTKVNRLPLHVIDRFGFDLGLPVNYITQLLSDYPDYFHVSLGKDCVFNGKETFFLELVCWRDELGVSEMEKRVAFGDLRNVKKGEVIGFSLSYPNGFDLDKKVKDWLFEWQGLPYISPYENAFHLNPNGDHAEKWGVAVLHEVLWLLVSKKIEKENLLILGKYLGFGDRFKKILVHHPGIFYVSNKIRTQTVVLREAYRKDFLVVKQPLMGMRFRYIHLMNKVVDKHRKSACETLGYWSKRQVASSVSKRKERKVMDKSLGGEEKKLNESSESEFEDLNISESEFEEMHSDVAVKYES from the coding sequence ATGCCGCATCTTCATCGCACCAAACCACCTTACCACCACCACTGCCGCCACCTCCGGACATTTATAGCCGCCAGGGTCAAATGGGTACCCGACCCATATCTAGACAACGCAGTCTCCAAAGAAAAAAACCTCAAACAAGTCATCTCCCTCAAGAACCAAATCATTTCTTCACCTTCAAAATCACTCCCACTCTCTTCATTATCACTTCTCAAATCCAATTTAAACCTCCCAAACACAGCCCAAAAGTTTTTACAGAAATACCCTTCATTTTTCACTCAATTCCAACCCTACCCTTCACTCCCTTTCCATGTCAAACTCAGCCACCATGCCCTGTCTGTAAACAAAGAAGAACAAACAGTTTACAGTTCTGTCAGTTATAAAGCTGACGTGGCTCAAAGGTTAGCTAAGCTTTTAATGCTGACTAAAGTAAATAGATTGCCTTTACATGTTATTGATAGATTTGGGTTTGATTTGGGCTTGCCTGTTAATTATATTACTCAATTGTTGTCTGATTATCCTGATTATTTTCATGTTTCTTTAGGGAAAGATTGTGTCTTTAATGGTAAAGAAACGTTTTTTTTGGAGTTGGTTTGTTGGAGAGATGAGTTGGGTGTGAGTGAAATGGAGAAAAGAGTGGCATTTGGGGATTTGAGAAATGTTAAGAAAGGCGAGGTTATTGGGTTTTCGTTGAGTTATCCGAACGGGTTCGATTTAGATAAGAAAGTTAAAGATTGGCTTTTTGAATGGCAGGGTTTGCCTTATATTTCACCTTATGAGAATGCTTTTCATTTGAATCCGAATGGGGATCATGCCGAGAAATGGGGTGTTGCGGTTTTACATGAGGTGTTATGGCTGTTAGTTTCAAAGAAGATTGAGAAGGagaatttgttgattttaggCAAGTATTTAGGATTTGGAGATAGGTTTAAGAAGATTTTAGTGCATCATCCTGGGATTTTTTATGTTTCGAATAAGATTAGGACGCAGACTGTGGTTCTTAGAGAGGCGTACAGGAAGGATTTTTTGGTGGTGAAGCAGCCTTTGATGGGTATGAGATTTAGATATATCCATTTGATGAATAAAGTTGTTGATAAGCATCGAAAATCAGCTTGTGAGACTTTAGGTTATTGGTCGAAAAGGCAAGTGGCCTCATCGGTTAGTAAAAGGAAGGAGAGAAAAGTAATGGATAAAAGTTTGGGAGGAGAGGAGAAGAAATTGAATGAGTCTTCTGAATCTGAATTTGAGGACTTGAACATTTCAGAGTCCGAGTTTGAGGAAATGCATAGTGATGTAGCTGTCAAGTACGAATCATGA
- the LOC126660903 gene encoding LOW QUALITY PROTEIN: uncharacterized protein At5g49945-like (The sequence of the model RefSeq protein was modified relative to this genomic sequence to represent the inferred CDS: inserted 3 bases in 2 codons; deleted 1 base in 1 codon) — FINSLIISNYYFAGKKENENLALSWAEKFAKKCSIFEKNFSLLGVGDGDDSPLLLKEGQNVFKFYASGRRYCQGLLATMELKSRHDLISRLYNMIVPCKGALSFEVYMNDDEAMDQVVFAIAKKKAAKTMQKEIRDLHKFAGVVAQHPVGRKWVSEELAVIXESKEVAGDLITEAVLEQVIGEKAFEKCGNGFISMHFSDQHPGTHRKMLLFKFALPDANNMVDVTRLVALVPYFIDQVGCYKLSSQVRSKTESTRVKAAQEAHKEXNVRQEALQRKKAETRRMLEEAEAKIGTAAICTKEAKQRARQMKKAMPKMKMHYLRILPFRYVIQNMHIWHVSC, encoded by the exons TTTATAAATAGTTTAATCATTTCAAATTACTATTTTGCTGGTAAAAAAGAGAATGAGAATTTAGCGTTATCATGGGCGGAGAAATTTGCCAAGAAATGTTCGATTTTTGAGAAGAATTTTAGTTTACTAGGCGTCGGAGACGGAGATGATTCGCCTTTGTTGTTAAAAGAAGGGCAGaatgtatttaaattttacGCGAGTGGGAGGCGATATTGTCAAGGGTTATTAGCTACAATGGAGTTGAAGAGTAGGCATGATTTGATTTCGAGACTTTATAATATGATTGTTCCTTGTAAGGGTGCGCTTAGTTTTGAGGTTTATATGAATGATGATGAAGCTATGGATCAGGTTGTTTTTGCTATTGCAAAAAAGAAAGCTGCGAAAACTATGCAGAAAGAGATTAGGGATCTGCATAAGTTTGCT GGGGTTGTGGCGCAACATCCTGTTGGGAGGAAATGGGTGAGCGAGGAATTGGCAGTTAT TGAGTCCAAGGAGGTTGCTGGGGATTTGATCACTGAGGCGGTGCTTGAACAG GTAATTGGGGAAAAAGCTTTTGAGAAGTGTGGTAACGGTTTCATCTCCATGCATTTTTCCGACCAACATCCGGGAACACACAGGAAGATGCTGCTATTCAAATTTGCTCTTCCAGATGCCAACAACATGGTAGATGTGACTCGACTAGTGGCACTGGTTCCTTATTTCATTGATCAAGTTGGCTGCTACAAATTGAGTTCCCAG GTTCGGTCTAAAACAGAATCAACGAGAGTAAAAGCTGCCCAAGAAGCGCACAAAG CAAATGTGAGGCAAGAAGCATTGCAAAGAAAGAAGGCGGAGACTCGAAGAATGCTAGAGGAGGCTGAAGCAAAGATCGGCACAGCGGCTATTTGTACGAAAGAAGCAAAACAGCGTGCTCGTCAGATGAAGAAAGCAATGCCGAAAATGAAAATGCACTACCTTAGAATCCTGCCTTTTCGGTATGTTATACAGAATATGCATATTTGGCACGTCTCTTGCTAA